The following proteins are co-located in the Paludibaculum fermentans genome:
- a CDS encoding ATP-binding protein gives MLALSFLLTFVGYSAERPPLKHVLFLNSYHEGYEWSDEVLRGIRSAVVGQAFQVEIWTENMDRKRVSGDGPTLAFRTFLASKYHGRKLDAVVASDDDAIQFMKQHGTDAFGAAPVVFCGLNDWPLADQLPRAQFTGVLEDFQVSAILDLALKFNPGAGAVWVVSDNSPLGNHQKSGFEQIAAQRPRLRFQFVDGAELTLNEIVSRMGKVDKNDIVILTAFTRDRTEEYLERAEAQRRIAQASAGPVYSPSISALGQGIVGANDNAGFAHGLIAGRKLVQLLNGTPPDRIPIEKHARERYVFDYAQLVRFGFEDRVLPAGSRILNRPGSFYSDNRRAIWLAASAVAVEAVIILFLLVNIRRRRAAELALAGQAGALAAANEGLHSANAALQAEIEEREKAEGRVQAIQEQFWQSQKMEAVGRLAGGIAHDFNNLLTVISGYGRMILDGTQPESTPEWVEQMVKAGDRAAALTSQLLAFSRKNLIQPRAISLNEVVRDTLSMMQRILGEDVALSTSLQPGLPAVMADAGQVSQVLLNLAANARDAMAAGGRFEIGTSAVVLGAGYAREHAEIEPGRYVELSVSDTGIGMNEETRRRIFEPFFTTKPVGHGTGLGLATVYGMIKQAGGSIWVYSEPAEGTTFKIYLPALETGAEPLPRPQAQVAAPSGSEAILVVEDQDEVRSFMVTVLEAHGYRVLPASSGEEALRLASQPPGRIDLLLTDVVMPGMNGRALAEKLGEQLPGLKVLYTSGYTEAVIVSRGVLEPNLAYLAKPFAPDDLLRMVRQALD, from the coding sequence GTGCTGGCGCTCTCTTTCCTGCTGACCTTCGTGGGCTATAGCGCGGAGCGTCCTCCGCTGAAACATGTGCTGTTCCTGAACTCTTATCACGAGGGCTATGAATGGAGTGATGAGGTGCTGCGCGGAATCCGCTCTGCCGTCGTCGGACAGGCGTTCCAGGTGGAGATCTGGACCGAGAACATGGACCGGAAACGGGTATCCGGCGACGGGCCCACGCTGGCCTTCAGGACATTCCTCGCGAGCAAGTACCACGGCCGCAAGCTGGACGCGGTGGTGGCGTCGGATGACGACGCGATCCAGTTCATGAAGCAGCACGGCACTGATGCGTTCGGGGCGGCTCCCGTGGTGTTCTGCGGCCTGAACGATTGGCCGCTCGCCGATCAACTGCCCCGCGCGCAGTTCACGGGTGTACTGGAAGATTTCCAGGTGAGTGCGATTCTCGACCTGGCCTTGAAGTTCAACCCAGGTGCGGGTGCGGTTTGGGTGGTGAGCGACAACTCACCGCTAGGCAACCATCAGAAGTCGGGCTTCGAGCAGATTGCGGCGCAGCGGCCGCGGTTGCGATTCCAGTTTGTGGATGGAGCCGAACTGACCCTGAATGAGATTGTGTCTCGCATGGGCAAGGTGGACAAGAACGACATCGTCATTCTCACCGCGTTCACTCGTGACAGGACGGAGGAATATCTCGAACGCGCGGAGGCACAGCGGCGCATTGCGCAGGCATCGGCGGGTCCCGTTTACAGCCCCTCCATCAGCGCGCTGGGCCAGGGCATCGTCGGGGCCAACGATAACGCAGGGTTCGCCCATGGTTTGATTGCCGGCCGGAAGCTGGTCCAGTTGCTCAACGGCACTCCGCCCGATCGCATCCCCATCGAGAAGCACGCGCGAGAGCGGTATGTCTTCGATTACGCGCAACTGGTCCGATTCGGATTTGAGGACCGTGTTTTGCCGGCCGGCAGCCGGATTCTCAACCGTCCCGGTTCATTCTATTCGGACAACCGGCGGGCGATCTGGCTCGCGGCCAGCGCCGTGGCGGTGGAAGCCGTGATCATTTTGTTTCTCCTGGTGAACATCCGGCGCCGCCGGGCGGCGGAACTGGCGTTGGCGGGCCAGGCGGGCGCGCTCGCCGCGGCGAATGAGGGACTGCACAGCGCCAATGCGGCGCTGCAGGCCGAGATCGAGGAGCGGGAGAAGGCCGAGGGCCGGGTACAGGCGATCCAGGAGCAGTTCTGGCAGTCGCAGAAGATGGAAGCCGTGGGCCGGCTGGCCGGTGGCATCGCGCACGATTTCAATAATCTGCTGACGGTGATCAGCGGTTATGGGCGCATGATCCTCGACGGCACGCAGCCGGAGTCGACTCCAGAGTGGGTGGAGCAGATGGTGAAGGCGGGCGATCGCGCGGCGGCGCTCACCAGCCAGTTGCTGGCCTTCAGTCGCAAAAATCTGATTCAGCCCAGGGCCATCTCGCTGAACGAGGTGGTGCGCGACACGCTCAGCATGATGCAGCGGATCCTCGGTGAGGACGTGGCGCTTTCGACGAGCTTGCAGCCGGGGTTGCCCGCCGTGATGGCCGACGCGGGACAGGTCAGCCAGGTTCTGCTGAATCTGGCGGCCAATGCGCGGGACGCGATGGCGGCCGGCGGCCGGTTCGAGATCGGGACGTCCGCGGTTGTGCTGGGGGCCGGCTACGCGCGGGAACACGCGGAGATCGAGCCGGGCCGTTATGTGGAGCTGTCGGTGAGCGATACCGGCATTGGCATGAACGAGGAGACGCGCCGCCGCATCTTTGAGCCGTTCTTCACGACGAAGCCGGTGGGGCACGGAACCGGGCTCGGGCTGGCCACGGTGTACGGCATGATCAAGCAGGCAGGCGGGTCCATCTGGGTCTACAGCGAACCCGCTGAGGGCACAACCTTCAAGATTTACCTGCCCGCCCTGGAAACAGGGGCGGAGCCTCTGCCCAGGCCGCAGGCACAGGTGGCCGCGCCGTCAGGAAGCGAGGCGATTCTGGTTGTCGAGGACCAGGACGAAGTCCGGTCGTTCATGGTCACCGTGCTGGAAGCGCATGGCTACCGTGTCCTGCCCGCCAGCAGCGGCGAAGAGGCGTTGCGGCTGGCAAGCCAACCCCCTGGCCGCATCGATCTGCTGCTGACGGATGTGGTGATGCCCGGCATGAACGGGCGCGCTCTGGCGGAGAAGCTGGGCGAGCAGTTGCCCGGCTTGAAGGTCCTGTATACGTCGGGCTACACGGAGGCGGTGATCGTCAGCCGTGGCGTGCTGGAGCCGAATCTGGCCTATCTGGCGAAACCGTTCGCGCCTGACGACCTTCTGCGGATGGTCCGCCAGGCGCTGGATTGA
- a CDS encoding ABC transporter permease — translation MPNLVSEVRLAVRSLARSRGFALAAIACLALGIGATTAIFSVVNAVLLRPLAYKNPDGLARIYTEFPKFPNGGLRRFWTSGPEFLELRRDLRSWQSIDAWRLGGVNLSGSNEPLRIVAGFVSGGLMETLGVQPRLGRVLTPSDDVPGANPAVVLSAGLWNRAFGSDPNILHREVWLDGRKANVIGVMPEGFQYPPGETEPAEMWSALQLDPARPGNRGGHNFNLLGRLKAGTNLEQARQEAAQYVRATGQKERATPNQHMLDPEGHPLVMFGLQEEVTGSVKPALLAMFAAVGFVLLIACGNVANLLLARAESRQREIAVRRAMGASTAGLIRQFVVEGILLSLGGAVAGLALAFGCLKLILSAAGASLPRATEIGVDPTVLAFTIGISIFTGIFFGFAPLVQSLPRPLAETLKAAGGRTTATREAHFLRRLMITSEIALALVLLIGAGLMMSAFWKLQTVRSGVQPEHVMTLRVALPRELYRQPADILAFWAKLEQRTRTLPGVLNAAVVNGLPPIRPVNANDTQIEGFVQKQGGPIQNIDYWNGVGVNYFSTLGIQLVEGRFFNESDGAASQPVLIINETLARIYYPGQSPIGKRMRPGFDDPWRTIVGVVADVKNAGLDKPAGTELYFPMPQTEGNFRSASVVARTQGDPVQMVSALRGVIQELDPALPVSAVMPMTEVMAKAQARPRFLTLLIGLFSAVALGLAALGIYSVMAYSVAQRTNEFGIRMAMGALQGDVLRLVLRQGLILGVSGVGIGAAGALILSRLLRGSLYGVGAFDPLPFIGMSVLLLAVTALACLSPALRATRVDPVIALRYE, via the coding sequence ATGCCCAACCTCGTGTCTGAAGTTCGTCTGGCAGTACGCTCACTGGCCCGCAGCCGCGGTTTCGCCCTGGCCGCGATCGCCTGCCTGGCGCTCGGAATTGGCGCCACCACTGCGATCTTCAGCGTGGTGAATGCCGTCCTTCTACGCCCGTTGGCCTACAAGAACCCCGATGGACTGGCGCGCATCTACACGGAGTTCCCCAAGTTCCCAAATGGCGGCCTGCGGCGCTTCTGGACTTCCGGTCCGGAGTTCCTGGAGCTGCGGCGCGACCTCAGAAGCTGGCAGTCGATCGACGCCTGGCGGCTGGGCGGGGTGAACCTCTCCGGCTCCAATGAGCCGCTGCGCATCGTGGCCGGATTCGTCAGCGGCGGCCTGATGGAGACGCTGGGCGTGCAGCCTCGGCTGGGACGCGTGCTCACGCCATCCGACGACGTCCCCGGAGCCAACCCGGCCGTGGTCCTCAGCGCCGGACTCTGGAACCGGGCGTTCGGCAGCGATCCCAATATTCTGCATCGCGAGGTCTGGCTGGACGGCCGGAAGGCGAACGTCATCGGGGTGATGCCCGAAGGCTTCCAGTACCCGCCCGGCGAAACGGAACCGGCGGAGATGTGGAGCGCGCTGCAGCTCGATCCGGCGCGGCCCGGCAATCGCGGCGGGCACAACTTCAACCTGCTGGGCCGCCTGAAGGCGGGCACCAACCTGGAGCAGGCGCGCCAGGAGGCTGCGCAATACGTCCGGGCCACCGGCCAAAAGGAGCGCGCCACCCCGAACCAGCACATGCTCGACCCCGAGGGCCACCCCCTGGTGATGTTCGGATTGCAGGAAGAGGTCACCGGCAGCGTCAAACCCGCCCTGCTCGCGATGTTCGCCGCCGTGGGTTTCGTGCTTCTCATCGCCTGCGGCAACGTCGCCAACCTGTTGCTGGCCCGGGCGGAGTCCAGACAGCGCGAGATTGCCGTGCGCCGGGCGATGGGCGCCTCCACGGCGGGCCTCATCCGCCAGTTCGTGGTCGAGGGCATCCTGCTCTCGCTGGGCGGGGCAGTGGCGGGCCTGGCCCTTGCATTCGGCTGCCTGAAGCTGATCCTCTCCGCCGCCGGCGCCAGCCTGCCGCGCGCGACGGAGATCGGGGTGGACCCAACGGTGCTGGCCTTCACCATCGGCATCTCCATCTTCACCGGCATCTTCTTCGGCTTTGCGCCCCTGGTCCAATCGCTGCCCAGGCCGCTGGCCGAGACGTTGAAGGCAGCCGGAGGCCGCACTACCGCCACCCGCGAAGCGCATTTCCTGCGGCGGCTCATGATTACCTCTGAAATCGCGCTCGCCCTGGTGCTGCTTATCGGCGCCGGGCTCATGATGAGCGCCTTCTGGAAACTCCAGACCGTGCGCAGCGGCGTCCAGCCCGAGCATGTCATGACGCTGCGCGTCGCACTGCCGCGAGAGCTCTACCGCCAACCCGCCGACATCCTCGCCTTCTGGGCGAAACTCGAGCAGCGGACGCGGACCCTGCCCGGCGTTTTGAATGCAGCCGTGGTGAATGGCCTGCCGCCCATCCGTCCGGTGAATGCCAACGATACGCAGATCGAGGGCTTCGTGCAAAAGCAGGGCGGGCCCATCCAGAACATCGACTACTGGAACGGCGTGGGCGTGAATTACTTCTCCACCCTCGGCATCCAGCTCGTGGAAGGCCGCTTCTTCAACGAGAGCGACGGGGCGGCCAGCCAGCCGGTGCTGATCATCAACGAAACCCTGGCGCGCATCTACTACCCCGGCCAAAGCCCCATCGGCAAGCGCATGCGGCCCGGCTTCGACGACCCCTGGAGAACCATCGTGGGCGTCGTAGCGGACGTGAAGAACGCCGGGCTCGATAAGCCGGCCGGCACGGAACTCTACTTCCCGATGCCCCAGACCGAAGGCAACTTCCGTTCGGCTTCCGTGGTTGCGCGCACCCAGGGCGACCCGGTCCAGATGGTCTCCGCGCTGCGCGGGGTCATCCAGGAGCTCGATCCGGCGCTGCCCGTCTCGGCCGTCATGCCGATGACCGAAGTCATGGCGAAAGCCCAGGCACGCCCGCGGTTCCTGACGCTGCTGATCGGGCTTTTCTCCGCCGTGGCTCTCGGTTTGGCAGCCCTCGGCATCTATAGCGTGATGGCGTACTCCGTCGCGCAGAGAACCAACGAGTTCGGCATTCGGATGGCGATGGGCGCGCTGCAGGGCGACGTGCTCCGCCTGGTGCTGCGGCAGGGGCTCATTCTGGGCGTGTCCGGGGTCGGGATCGGCGCCGCGGGCGCATTGATCCTCAGCCGGCTGCTGCGTGGATCGCTCTACGGCGTGGGAGCCTTCGACCCGCTCCCGTTCATCGGCATGAGCGTCCTGCTGCTCGCTGTTACCGCGCTGGCCTGCCTGTCGCCGGCCTTGCGTGCCACGCGTGTCGATCCCGTCATCGCGTTGCGTTACGAATAG
- a CDS encoding Gfo/Idh/MocA family protein: MITRREAAKGAALTALSYSRVMGANDRIGLGVIGTGGRGTYVMTLFQKNSDVEVRALCDVYPARIDEAQQKAPGTKTFGAHEDLLALKEVDAVLIGSPDHWHKAHAVDAMNAGKDVYVEKPMCRTREEAPLMVKAARINDRILQIGVQQRSGPIYIEPLELFVRTGKLGTISHIDAIWHGGVTRRMVTEPAEKPSNLDWVRFLGPVKYRDWDPGQYLNFRAYLDFNGGKMTDFGHHWMDVVHMYMGERAPRTASFAGGIYYDFKDGRTAPDTCNALFEYDGFSTLFQSNAYGNPPEYGITFYGDKGRLFVNRNRYEFLSAEKGAQPVVKRTPGDITADHVRNFLDCCKSRKHPNGDCGVASISILPPLLAVQSYVEKRQIRFDPDRLEVFPL, encoded by the coding sequence ATGATCACCCGGCGTGAAGCAGCCAAGGGGGCGGCGTTGACCGCGCTCTCCTACTCGCGTGTGATGGGCGCGAACGACAGGATCGGGCTCGGTGTCATCGGTACTGGCGGCCGCGGCACCTACGTAATGACGCTGTTCCAGAAGAACTCGGACGTCGAGGTGCGGGCGCTTTGCGATGTGTACCCCGCCCGGATCGACGAGGCGCAGCAGAAGGCGCCGGGGACAAAGACCTTCGGCGCTCATGAGGATCTGCTGGCGCTGAAGGAAGTGGACGCGGTTCTGATCGGCTCGCCCGACCACTGGCACAAGGCGCACGCCGTGGACGCCATGAACGCGGGCAAGGACGTATACGTCGAGAAGCCCATGTGCCGCACGCGGGAGGAAGCTCCGCTGATGGTGAAGGCGGCGCGGATCAACGACCGGATTCTCCAGATTGGCGTGCAACAGCGCTCAGGCCCCATCTATATCGAACCGTTGGAGCTGTTCGTGCGCACGGGGAAGCTCGGGACCATCTCCCACATCGACGCGATCTGGCACGGCGGCGTGACCCGGCGCATGGTGACGGAGCCGGCCGAGAAACCCTCAAATCTGGACTGGGTCCGCTTCCTGGGTCCGGTGAAGTATCGGGACTGGGATCCGGGCCAGTACCTCAATTTCCGCGCCTACCTCGACTTCAATGGTGGGAAGATGACCGACTTCGGCCATCACTGGATGGACGTAGTCCACATGTATATGGGGGAACGGGCCCCGCGCACCGCCAGTTTCGCCGGCGGCATCTATTACGACTTCAAGGACGGCCGGACGGCTCCGGACACCTGCAACGCGCTCTTCGAGTACGACGGCTTCTCCACTCTGTTCCAGTCAAACGCGTATGGGAACCCGCCGGAGTACGGCATCACCTTCTATGGGGACAAAGGCCGGTTGTTCGTGAACAGGAACCGGTATGAATTCCTGTCGGCCGAGAAGGGTGCCCAACCGGTGGTGAAGCGCACTCCGGGGGACATCACGGCCGATCACGTACGGAACTTTCTGGATTGCTGCAAGTCGAGAAAGCACCCGAACGGGGACTGCGGAGTAGCTTCCATCTCGATTTTGCCGCCACTCCTGGCGGTGCAATCCTATGTCGAGAAACGCCAGATTCGCTTTGATCCGGACCGTTTGGAGGTCTTTCCACTGTAG
- a CDS encoding Sec-independent protein translocase subunit TatA/TatB — protein MLVLLLFGPKKLPEVGKNIAKAISEFRRASNDLKDTWQREMANLEKETQEIRKETESLAQITNDTVNDTSYYNYDSSYDYGAYGYPESGDASTTTSTDSTAVSASAIQGADSTGAAATEVAEAAPNLKAAEGAVPTSGTTVSATPESSSTESSAAR, from the coding sequence GTGTTGGTCCTGCTGCTCTTCGGGCCGAAGAAGTTGCCCGAGGTCGGTAAAAACATCGCCAAGGCCATCAGTGAGTTCCGCCGGGCTTCCAACGATTTGAAGGACACCTGGCAGCGCGAAATGGCCAATCTGGAGAAAGAAACTCAGGAGATCCGCAAGGAGACTGAGTCGCTCGCCCAGATTACCAACGATACGGTCAACGACACGAGTTACTACAACTACGATTCGTCGTACGACTACGGTGCCTACGGGTATCCGGAATCGGGCGATGCGTCAACAACGACAAGTACGGATTCTACCGCCGTAAGCGCTTCCGCAATTCAGGGCGCTGACAGCACCGGTGCGGCCGCCACAGAGGTGGCCGAAGCGGCTCCAAACTTGAAAGCGGCCGAAGGCGCTGTGCCCACATCCGGCACGACAGTCTCCGCGACGCCGGAAAGTTCCTCCACGGAGTCGTCGGCAGCCCGCTAG
- the tatC gene encoding twin-arginine translocase subunit TatC — protein MPDHTNDPQEPRPELDPEHDGRLTPASTSGNLDPYAKEDGLAEEVTAVPAEITPVTAVTPAPVTAAAPPAPPAPPKTADPDEDDEEDDGMLRMSFLEHLEELRFRLIRALMGLGVAFGVCLFYTDKLWDAVREPAASALKQLGLPEDLAQITPIEGFSIIWVKIPVICALFIASPWILYQVWAFIAPGLYKKERRLATPFIFTTAGLFIAGGAFAYFVAFRFGLAFLLGIGVGHGVKPVVSITEYTDLFVNVILGVALVFELPVLIFFLTLLRIASPRFLLAHSRYAILIIVILAAVITPTPDAVNLTIFAAPMILLYFAGVFASHLLVLSREGKKFPWHRVLYGVLVLAAIIGGLLWLALTKYGYHWLWKWPFLMK, from the coding sequence ATGCCGGATCATACCAACGACCCGCAAGAACCACGTCCGGAGCTTGACCCGGAGCACGATGGGCGTCTGACGCCCGCATCCACGTCCGGGAATCTTGACCCGTACGCCAAGGAAGATGGCCTGGCTGAAGAAGTGACGGCGGTACCGGCGGAAATCACGCCGGTGACCGCCGTTACTCCGGCGCCCGTGACTGCTGCCGCGCCTCCAGCCCCGCCCGCACCCCCAAAGACCGCAGACCCTGATGAAGACGACGAGGAAGATGACGGCATGCTGCGCATGTCCTTCCTGGAGCACCTGGAAGAGCTGCGATTCCGTCTCATTCGAGCCCTTATGGGGTTGGGCGTGGCATTTGGCGTCTGCCTGTTTTACACCGACAAACTGTGGGACGCTGTTCGCGAACCGGCCGCCAGCGCGCTGAAACAATTGGGTTTACCCGAAGATTTGGCGCAGATTACGCCCATTGAGGGTTTCAGTATTATCTGGGTGAAGATCCCTGTGATCTGCGCCTTGTTCATCGCCTCCCCGTGGATTCTGTACCAGGTTTGGGCCTTTATCGCGCCGGGCCTGTACAAGAAGGAACGAAGGCTGGCCACGCCGTTCATCTTCACGACGGCCGGCCTGTTCATCGCAGGCGGTGCTTTCGCCTACTTCGTGGCATTCCGCTTCGGCCTCGCCTTCCTGCTGGGCATCGGCGTGGGCCACGGCGTGAAGCCGGTGGTCTCGATCACCGAATATACCGATCTTTTCGTGAACGTGATCCTGGGCGTGGCCTTGGTATTTGAGCTGCCCGTCCTGATCTTCTTCCTCACCCTGCTGCGTATCGCGTCGCCAAGATTCCTGCTGGCGCACTCCCGCTACGCCATCCTGATCATTGTGATCCTGGCCGCGGTGATCACTCCGACGCCGGATGCCGTGAATCTGACGATCTTCGCGGCTCCGATGATCCTGCTGTACTTCGCCGGTGTCTTCGCCAGCCACCTGCTGGTACTCAGCCGCGAAGGCAAGAAGTTCCCATGGCATCGAGTCCTCTACGGCGTGCTGGTGCTGGCCGCGATCATCGGCGGACTGCTCTGGCTGGCCCTGACGAAATATGGGTACCATTGGCTGTGGAAGTGGCCGTTTCTGATGAAGTAG
- a CDS encoding GntR family transcriptional regulator: MSTQPARTQPVRSPQTEQGVRAVHQENTLAQKAYRLVRERILKGDYPPGAALSRRRLADEFGMSLLPVAEALQRLVNDGLLESRPRVGTRVRTPSRDEVKDRYLLREALESQSARLFAERATPKDKAEILRMAKHLDHLYACCDGSDTDHEFRLSVRVYHVKFHLRVAEIGGCALLRQSIEREQDLLFSWLSDTAAQVHPLPQRYHSELAEALCSGDILVADEAIRQHIRYALDELLKIAYQPNGTRWRMAPKSAR; the protein is encoded by the coding sequence ATGAGCACGCAACCCGCTCGCACCCAACCCGTTCGTAGTCCACAGACGGAGCAGGGGGTGCGTGCGGTGCACCAGGAGAACACCCTGGCGCAGAAGGCTTACCGCCTGGTGAGGGAGCGCATCCTGAAGGGGGACTACCCTCCAGGCGCCGCTCTCTCCCGGCGCAGGTTGGCCGACGAGTTCGGGATGAGCCTGCTGCCGGTCGCCGAGGCGCTGCAGCGGCTGGTGAACGATGGCCTGCTGGAGAGCCGGCCTCGGGTGGGTACCCGCGTCAGGACGCCCAGCCGCGACGAGGTCAAAGACCGCTATCTCCTCCGCGAAGCGCTGGAAAGCCAGTCCGCGCGCCTGTTCGCTGAACGCGCGACGCCCAAGGACAAGGCCGAAATCCTACGCATGGCGAAGCACCTGGATCACCTCTATGCGTGCTGCGACGGGTCCGATACGGATCACGAATTCCGTCTCTCGGTGCGTGTCTACCACGTGAAATTCCACCTGCGGGTGGCCGAGATCGGCGGCTGCGCTCTGTTGCGGCAGTCGATTGAGCGCGAGCAGGATCTGCTGTTCAGTTGGCTGTCGGATACGGCGGCCCAGGTGCACCCGCTGCCGCAGAGATACCATTCCGAATTGGCGGAGGCACTCTGTTCCGGCGACATCCTGGTGGCGGATGAGGCGATCCGCCAGCACATCCGGTACGCGTTGGATGAACTGCTGAAGATCGCCTACCAGCCCAATGGCACACGCTGGCGCATGGCGCCCAAATCGGCCCGCTAA
- a CDS encoding methyltransferase domain-containing protein, whose translation MESQKLEQTLDKMRRDWDERARENARFYVNTERTDWTDQDFYASGERTFAEEILTDLTNICQGKDPRQMRVLEIGCGAGRVTRALSKYFGEVHAVDVSGEMVALATEAVKPFPGAHAYQNNGMDLSVIPVADFDFAFSTIVFQHIPSREVIYNYVAEVSRLLRPGALFKFQVQGDPTLQTEVDDTWLGVPFSDEQAVEMAEKCGFEPRYRHGAGQQYFWLWFFKR comes from the coding sequence ATGGAGTCACAGAAACTGGAACAGACGCTCGACAAGATGCGCCGCGACTGGGACGAACGCGCCCGGGAGAACGCCCGCTTCTATGTCAACACCGAACGCACGGACTGGACCGATCAGGACTTCTACGCCTCAGGTGAACGCACCTTCGCGGAAGAGATTCTGACCGATCTCACCAACATCTGCCAGGGCAAAGACCCGCGCCAGATGCGGGTGCTGGAAATCGGCTGCGGCGCCGGCCGCGTGACCCGGGCCCTGTCGAAATACTTTGGCGAAGTGCATGCTGTCGACGTGAGCGGCGAAATGGTCGCGCTGGCCACTGAGGCGGTGAAGCCGTTCCCCGGCGCGCATGCCTACCAGAACAACGGCATGGACCTCTCGGTGATCCCCGTCGCCGACTTCGACTTCGCCTTCTCCACCATCGTCTTCCAGCACATTCCCAGCCGCGAGGTGATCTACAACTACGTGGCGGAAGTGAGCCGGTTGCTGCGCCCCGGTGCGTTGTTCAAGTTCCAGGTGCAGGGCGACCCCACGCTGCAGACGGAAGTCGACGACACCTGGCTGGGTGTGCCGTTCTCCGACGAGCAGGCCGTGGAAATGGCGGAAAAGTGCGGCTTCGAGCCGCGCTATCGGCATGGGGCCGGGCAGCAGTATTTCTGGCTTTGGTTCTTTAAGCGCTAG
- the dut gene encoding dUTP diphosphatase, which yields MKIRINRLHADAELPVYAHGAEEDAGMDLKSLADIVLEPNRPALVPTGLSIELPPGYEAQLRPRSGLALRHAITLPNAPATIDPGYRGEIRVILLNLGTAPYQIVKGDRIAQMVIARYEAIEWEEGGLNESTRGSGGFGSSGR from the coding sequence ATGAAGATTCGCATTAACCGGCTCCATGCCGACGCCGAATTGCCCGTTTACGCGCACGGCGCGGAGGAAGACGCGGGCATGGACCTGAAATCCCTGGCAGATATTGTCCTGGAGCCCAATCGTCCCGCGCTCGTGCCCACAGGCTTGTCCATTGAACTGCCCCCGGGGTATGAAGCGCAGCTGAGACCGCGCAGTGGCCTGGCGCTGCGCCACGCGATTACGCTGCCGAATGCCCCGGCCACCATTGATCCGGGCTATCGCGGCGAAATCCGGGTCATCCTGCTGAATCTCGGCACTGCTCCGTATCAGATCGTCAAGGGGGACCGGATTGCGCAGATGGTGATCGCCCGCTATGAGGCCATTGAGTGGGAAGAGGGCGGATTGAACGAGTCGACCCGGGGTTCGGGCGGATTCGGTTCCAGTGGAAGGTAG